The segment CATTCCTGTGCCTACTTTGAGATCCACACCATCCACGGCCCGGTTACTCCCGTAGATTTTGACCAATCCTTGCGCTTCAATGGCGTAGCTGCCGCTCTGGCCTGCTGATTGTGTCTGCTTCATGCTTTATTCCTCCTTGATTGCTGAATCTATAAGGATAGTAACCGACATATTTAAACTGAATTTAAACCTCCTTATACTCTGTCCGGTTGCTGTTACCCTATCCCATTAAACCAAAAATCCGATCCTTTGGGATCGGACTTGCGGAGTACGCTTGCAGTCGTACACTCTATATGCTGTTCTCCTTAATCATAGCCGCCTTCAGCTTCGGGTAATGCCTGGTACTCTTCTTTACCTGCTACAATGTCTGCAATGAAATTCCGCAGCTCCAGCAGCTGCTCTGCATCTTCCGTTAGCTCACAATTCTCGCCAGACCAGGACCAATTCCGTGTGAAGCCGTTGACGGTGATCCTCCAGCTGTCTTCCTGGTAAGGTACCCTCGCGCAGCTCTGCTTGAGGGGTACAAGCTCCAGCTTCCCCATGATGTGAATGCCTCTCATCCGCTCATAGATGCTGCGCATTTCATCTTCAGTCAGCGTAATATCCGCCGTGGCCGTTCCGTTCATGATCAGATCTTTGACCACGGTATCCTGATACGTATTGATCTCATTCTTAGTGACCTCCCCATACCCGTAACGGACGAGAAAATCGAAATCCGCAGGCATCTCTTCAGGCATTTCTCCCAATACCTCCGGCTGCTCCGGAGCGGGATGTGCATCCTTATTGGTGCTACAGCCAACTATGAGCAGTACGGCCAGCAGCAAGTAATATATGGGCCTCACGTTGGTCACCTCCAATATGTCTATTAATACTGTATGTAATTAACAGAATGATTACGAATTAAGCTTATATGGCAAAAAAGCCGGGGCCACAGTCACCTGTGTCCGCCAGCCTAGTATATCATGCTCACCGCCAATTCTTCACTTCTACCCACGCGGCACCCGGTCCGCTCCGTTCAAACGCTGTACCCACAGCTCCTTTAAAAGGCTCCAGCAAGCTCGGGTCCCGGTCGATCAGATCATACACATTCATGATGGCCGTATTCTTCGGGTCGCTCAGATAAGCGTTATCTTCTTCTCCGGTGAACAGCCGCCAGCCGCTGTCCTCCTCACGGGTAGGGGCCTCCCGGTACATCCAGCGCACACCGCTGCCTGGCGTCAGGCATTGTCTGGTGATCATAGCCGCCTTCTCTCCGGCTTCCACCCATGCAGGGTCTCCTTGTCGCAGGATGGTCTGCGCGATATGTCTGGGTTCGAACTCTACCGGATCTCCGAGCTGGAGCGACTGGATAACCCCCGGTGTATTGGTCAACAGCCCCGTGTACCGCCCGGTAAGCGGATCTCTCCCGGTGATCTCCACCCACATCCGTTCAGCCCGTGGCTGCCCTTCAGCCGGATGGGTCAGCATGAAGTGCAATCGCACCATTCTCCCCGTGCCCTGCGCTTCCCGCTCCTGTCTGGAGGGAATAAAAAACGACTCAGGATGCAGCCTGCTCGTCTCTTCCACATCTTCCAAAGTCCATTCCATGAAGTACGCCTCCTAGTCAGTTATACTAGACTACCATTACCCGATTGTAGGAGACACTATTCATTCTGTTAGGAAGACCTGTTCGCTCCGGCTGTATACCTGCACCGTTAAGGGCGCTTTGCTTCCCGCACCGGAATCCATATTTCACTTTTAAAGGTTGGCGAGTGGGTATCCTTGCTTTCATTCCACAGCAGCTCCGGCCCTTCGACCTGCTCGTAAT is part of the Paenibacillus sp. FSL M7-0420 genome and harbors:
- a CDS encoding immunity protein Imm33 domain-containing protein; the encoded protein is MEWTLEDVEETSRLHPESFFIPSRQEREAQGTGRMVRLHFMLTHPAEGQPRAERMWVEITGRDPLTGRYTGLLTNTPGVIQSLQLGDPVEFEPRHIAQTILRQGDPAWVEAGEKAAMITRQCLTPGSGVRWMYREAPTREEDSGWRLFTGEEDNAYLSDPKNTAIMNVYDLIDRDPSLLEPFKGAVGTAFERSGPGAAWVEVKNWR